AAAAGCACGATTATTATCAAGAAATCGTTGACGGTCAATACGAAGTAGATGAAAACGGCAAGAAACGTCAAATAATGAACGCACCACACCCCGAGTATGAATACGTATTTCAATACGGGAATCGGGACACAAACCCTGCATCCGTTCTTGATGATGCCGGAAAACGTGTTCTTGGCCCGTATGCCAACGTGAGCCGTGAAGCACTTTTAAAATTCTTTGAAGAATTTAAGAAGGCAAATCCAAACCTTTTCATCACCGGCGCGTCGATTCACATGGACGAAGCCACCCCACACTTACACATTCGTTTTATCCCTGTTGCAACAGGATATAAAAACGGAATGAAAAAACGCTGCAGCTTAACCAAAGCGTTAGAAAATTTGGGTTTCGAACGTAGCCCAGGACGTGAAAAAGAATTATCAATTTCTAAATGGACAACAGCGCAAAATGCCATTTTGGAAGAAATCGGCCAAGAATACGGTTTTGAAATTATCGAAGGCAATTCAAAAGGCCGTAAGCACGTTGACGTGCGCGAATGGTGTGCGGGTAAAGGTGATGAAATAACCCAACTTGAAAAAGAAACTGCAGCACTTCAAATGATGGCCGAGCACGAAGAAGCTCGTGCCTTCGAAGCGCATCAGGA
This Elusimicrobiaceae bacterium DNA region includes the following protein-coding sequences:
- a CDS encoding plasmid recombination protein, translated to MEKTKLKGTNNMGNKQTCSVSHGRCAAKHTARKFVPKNVYEEMMPENIHLIYQPVKEAFHEAFDDAIQEYNSRQKRADRKKHDYYQEIVDGQYEVDENGKKRQIMNAPHPEYEYVFQYGNRDTNPASVLDDAGKRVLGPYANVSREALLKFFEEFKKANPNLFITGASIHMDEATPHLHIRFIPVATGYKNGMKKRCSLTKALENLGFERSPGREKELSISKWTTAQNAILEEIGQEYGFEIIEGNSKGRKHVDVREWCAGKGDEITQLEKETAALQMMAEHEEARAFEAHQEANKIVASCAEQIKMAEASMQTTLQNKAEYDNEITALKGPDSPIRRFYDAIYNFVQVVKKSNSKAEI